The genomic window CCGATGGTGGTGGGCTTGGACCCCCCGGCCCCGGCATGGGCGCGGCGGAACTGCTCGGAGCGCGTCCAGCCCTCGAAGGCCTCGCGCGAGGCCCAGAGGGTGAAGGAGGAATAGAGCACATGGTCCTCCGCCGCCGGCCCGCGCAGCAGATGGAAGGTCATGAAGCCGTCCACCTCGTGCAGGTGGCTCTCGCGGTTGAGCCACATGGCCTCGAACTCGGCAGTGGCGGCCGGGATCACCCGGAAGCGGTTGCAGGCGACATACATGGGCGGTTTCTCCTCAGGTCAGGCCAGGCAGGAAGGCGGCCTTGGGGTTTGATGTGGGCGCGATCCGCGCGGCTTCACTCCCATTCCGACCAGAAGGCGGAAGGGTCCGGACGCGGCACGGGTGCTACGGGGGCGGCCGGCGTGCCGGCATAGATCCAGCCCAGCAGCAAATCGGCCTCGGCCAGGCCCAGGGCGCGCTTCACCACCGGGTCCTCCAGCGCGCCGGAGGAGAGCCAGATGGCGCCATAGCCCTGGGCGTGCAGCGCGTTCATCAGGTTCATGATGCCCGCCGCGGCCGTGGCCTCCTGTTCCCAGACCGGGATGCGGTGGTTGTGCCGCAGCGCGGCCCCCGCCGCGATCACCAGCGGGGCCCGCAGCGGCTTGCTTGCTTCGAGTTCCAGCCGCTCGGGCGGGGTTTCGGGGATGCGGC from Roseococcus microcysteis includes these protein-coding regions:
- a CDS encoding antibiotic biosynthesis monooxygenase family protein, which encodes MYVACNRFRVIPAATAEFEAMWLNRESHLHEVDGFMTFHLLRGPAAEDHVLYSSFTLWASREAFEGWTRSEQFRRAHAGAGGSKPTTIGPPQFEGFEVLQTIGAAAPAG
- a CDS encoding nitroreductase family protein, whose translation is MPDHNPPNTALAMLLGRASVSPTQLRPPAPDAAALELSVAAALRAPDHGGLRPWRFRMIAGEARARWGQVLADSLARRIPETPPERLELEASKPLRAPLVIAAGAALRHNHRIPVWEQEATAAAGIMNLMNALHAQGYGAIWLSSGALEDPVVKRALGLAEADLLLGWIYAGTPAAPVAPVPRPDPSAFWSEWE